The Manis javanica isolate MJ-LG chromosome 4, MJ_LKY, whole genome shotgun sequence genome contains a region encoding:
- the ASPSCR1 gene encoding tether containing UBX domain for GLUT4 isoform X4: MAAPAGGGGPAVSVLAPNGRRHTVKVTPSTVLLQVLEETCRRQDFNPSEYDLKFQRNVLDLSLQWRFANLPNNAKLEMVPISRSREGPENMVRIALQLEDGSRLQDAFCSGQTLWELLCHFAQTREFLEQPCEASPVCVYMRAEVTGRAALQGTTLQSLGLTGGSAIIRFAMRRCDSTGKQEPGVPRMKTPGDPMASVSADQATSSPLLLLDPAGLHQGDVSHQDEVGTSGTSCADGQAPKLVNTQTKPISKEPAPASFVPFSGGGQRLGGPSGSARSLMSPSAKLPKTFSSPGGPSKPKKSRPGQEPEREQELPVARDPVVCHPDLEEGLQAWPADLPDEFFELTVDDVRRRLAQLRSERKCLEEAPLVTKAFREAQMKEKLERYPKVVLRVLFPDRYILQGFFRPSETVGDLRDFVRSHLGNPGLPFHLFLPGECGQGSRGPVPPDTDSDLPPQSLLLLKPSWMTKH; encoded by the exons ATGGCGGCCCCGGCAGGCGGCGGCGGCCCCGCGGTGTCGGTGCTGGCCCCTAATGGGCGGCGCCACACGGTGAAGGTGACCCCGAGCACCGTGCTGCTGCAG GTTCTGGAGGAAACGTGCCGGCGACAAGACTTCAACCCCAGTGAATATGACCTGAA GTTTCAGAGGAACGTGCTTGACCTCTCTCTCCAATGGAGGTTTGCCAACCTACCCAACAATGCCAAGCTGGAGATGGTGCCCATCTCCCGGAGCCGTGAGGGGCCTGAGAACATG GTCCGCATTGCTCTGCAGCTCGAGGATGGCTCAAGGTTGCAAGATGCTTTCTGTTCGGGCCAGACGCTCTGGGAGCTTCTCTGCCATTTTGCACAGACCAG GGAGTTCCTGGAGCAGCCGTGCGAGGCAAGCCCAGTCTGCGTGTACATGAGGGCCGAG GTGACAGGCAGAGCCGCCTTGCAGGGCACGACACTGCAGTCACTGGGCCTCACTGGGGGCAGCGCCATCATCAG GTTTGCCATGAGGCGATGTGACTCTACTGGCAAGCAGGAGCCTGGGGTCCCCCGGATGAAAACCCCGGGTGACCCAATGGCCTCAGTGTCAGCTGACCAGGCAACCAGCAGCCCCCTGCTGCTGCTGGACCCAGCGGGGCTCCACCAGGGTGATGTGAGCCACCAGGACGAGGTGGGCACCTCGGGGACCAGCTGTGCGGATGGCCAGGCCCCAAAGCTGGTGAACACCCAGACGAAGCCGATCTCCAAGGAGcctgccccagcctcctttgtTCCTTTCTCGGGTGGGGGACAGCGCCTGGGGGGGCCCTCTGGGTCTGCGAGGTCTCTGATGTCACCTTCAGCCAAATTGCCCAAGACCTTCTCCAGCCCCGGAGGCCCCTCGAAGCCGAAGAAGTCGAGGCCTGGCCAGGAGCCGGAGCGGGAGCAGGAGCTG CCGGTTGCCCGAGACCCTGTGGTGTGCCACCCTGACCTAGAAGAGGGGCTCCAGGCCTGGCCTGCAGATCTGCCTGACGAGTTCTTTGAACTGACTGTGGATGATGTGAGAAGACGCCTGGCCCAGCTCAGGAGTGAGCG GAAGTGCCTGGAGGAAGCCCCCTTAGTGACCAAGGCCTTCAGGGAGGCTCAGATGAAGGAGAAGCTGGAGCGATACCCCAAG GTGGTCCTGAGGGTCCTGTTCCCTGACCGCTACATACTACAGGGCTTCTTCCGCCCCAGTGAGACAG TGGGGGATCTGCGGGACTTCGTACGGAGCCACCTCGGGAACCCTGGGCTGCCGTTCCACCTGT TTCTCCCTGGAGAGTGTGGCCAGGGATCCAGGGGGCCAGTGCCTCCTGACACCGACAGCGATCTCCCTCCACAGTCGTTGCTCCTCCTAAAGCCATCCTGGATGACCAAGCACTGA
- the ASPSCR1 gene encoding tether containing UBX domain for GLUT4 isoform X3 — protein MVPISRSREGPENMVRIALQLEDGSRLQDAFCSGQTLWELLCHFAQTREFLEQPCEASPVCVYMRAEVTGRAALQGTTLQSLGLTGGSAIIRFAMRRCDSTGKQEPGVPRMKTPGDPMASVSADQATSSPLLLLDPAGLHQGDVSHQDEVGTSGTSCADGQAPKLVNTQTKPISKEPAPASFVPFSGGGQRLGGPSGSARSLMSPSAKLPKTFSSPGGPSKPKKSRPGQEPEREQELPVARDPVVCHPDLEEGLQAWPADLPDEFFELTVDDVRRRLAQLRSERKCLEEAPLVTKAFREAQMKEKLERYPKVVLRVLFPDRYILQGFFRPSETVGDLRDFVRSHLGNPGLPFHLFVAPPKAILDDQALTLFQAGLFPAALVHFGAEEPAGLYLEPGLLAHTVSPSEADMLVARCMSRAAGTPPLLPAPDPVPLELEPPTEEGAVGSPEPSPGVAQPVRRDLGKVPKWLKLPAAGKR, from the exons ATGGTGCCCATCTCCCGGAGCCGTGAGGGGCCTGAGAACATG GTCCGCATTGCTCTGCAGCTCGAGGATGGCTCAAGGTTGCAAGATGCTTTCTGTTCGGGCCAGACGCTCTGGGAGCTTCTCTGCCATTTTGCACAGACCAG GGAGTTCCTGGAGCAGCCGTGCGAGGCAAGCCCAGTCTGCGTGTACATGAGGGCCGAG GTGACAGGCAGAGCCGCCTTGCAGGGCACGACACTGCAGTCACTGGGCCTCACTGGGGGCAGCGCCATCATCAG GTTTGCCATGAGGCGATGTGACTCTACTGGCAAGCAGGAGCCTGGGGTCCCCCGGATGAAAACCCCGGGTGACCCAATGGCCTCAGTGTCAGCTGACCAGGCAACCAGCAGCCCCCTGCTGCTGCTGGACCCAGCGGGGCTCCACCAGGGTGATGTGAGCCACCAGGACGAGGTGGGCACCTCGGGGACCAGCTGTGCGGATGGCCAGGCCCCAAAGCTGGTGAACACCCAGACGAAGCCGATCTCCAAGGAGcctgccccagcctcctttgtTCCTTTCTCGGGTGGGGGACAGCGCCTGGGGGGGCCCTCTGGGTCTGCGAGGTCTCTGATGTCACCTTCAGCCAAATTGCCCAAGACCTTCTCCAGCCCCGGAGGCCCCTCGAAGCCGAAGAAGTCGAGGCCTGGCCAGGAGCCGGAGCGGGAGCAGGAGCTG CCGGTTGCCCGAGACCCTGTGGTGTGCCACCCTGACCTAGAAGAGGGGCTCCAGGCCTGGCCTGCAGATCTGCCTGACGAGTTCTTTGAACTGACTGTGGATGATGTGAGAAGACGCCTGGCCCAGCTCAGGAGTGAGCG GAAGTGCCTGGAGGAAGCCCCCTTAGTGACCAAGGCCTTCAGGGAGGCTCAGATGAAGGAGAAGCTGGAGCGATACCCCAAG GTGGTCCTGAGGGTCCTGTTCCCTGACCGCTACATACTACAGGGCTTCTTCCGCCCCAGTGAGACAG TGGGGGATCTGCGGGACTTCGTACGGAGCCACCTCGGGAACCCTGGGCTGCCGTTCCACCTGT TCGTTGCTCCTCCTAAAGCCATCCTGGATGACCAAGCACTGACCCTCTTTCAG GCAGGCCTCTTCCCTGCTGCCCTTGTGCACTTCGGAGCTGAGGAGCCGGCAG GCCTCTACCTGGAGCCCGGGCTGCTAGCACACACGGTCTCCCCATCCGAGGCTGACATGCTTGTGGCCAG GTGCATGTCCAGGGCTGCTGGgaccccacccctgctgccagcTCCTGACCCTGTGCCCCTTGAGTTGGAGCCACCTACTGAGGAGGGGGCAGTGGGGTCCCCTGAGCCCAGCCCTGGGGTGGCGCAGCCCGTGAGGAGGGATCTAGGCAAGGTGCCCAAGTGGCTGAAGCTGCCAG CAGCCGGCAAGAGGTGA
- the ASPSCR1 gene encoding tether containing UBX domain for GLUT4 isoform X2: MAAPAGGGGPAVSVLAPNGRRHTVKVTPSTVLLQVLEETCRRQDFNPSEYDLKFQRNVLDLSLQWRFANLPNNAKLEMVPISRSREGPENMVRIALQLEDGSRLQDAFCSGQTLWELLCHFAQTREFLEQPCEASPVCVYMRAEVTGRAALQGTTLQSLGLTGGSAIIRFAMRRCDSTGKQEPGVPRMKTPGDPMASVSADQATSSPLLLLDPAGLHQGDVSHQDEVGTSGTSCADGQAPKLVNTQTKPISKEPAPASFVPFSGGGQRLGGPSGSARSLMSPSAKLPKTFSSPGGPSKPKKSRPGQEPEREQELPVARDPVVCHPDLEEGLQAWPADLPDEFFELTVDDVRRRLAQLRSERKCLEEAPLVTKAFREAQMKEKLERYPKVVLRVLFPDRYILQGFFRPSETVGDLRDFVRSHLGNPGLPFHLFVAPPKAILDDQALTLFQAGLFPAALVHFGAEEPAGLYLEPGLLAHTVSPSEADMLVARCMSRAAGTPPLLPAPDPVPLELEPPTEEGAVGSPEPSPGVAQPVRRDLGKVPKWLKLPAGKR; the protein is encoded by the exons ATGGCGGCCCCGGCAGGCGGCGGCGGCCCCGCGGTGTCGGTGCTGGCCCCTAATGGGCGGCGCCACACGGTGAAGGTGACCCCGAGCACCGTGCTGCTGCAG GTTCTGGAGGAAACGTGCCGGCGACAAGACTTCAACCCCAGTGAATATGACCTGAA GTTTCAGAGGAACGTGCTTGACCTCTCTCTCCAATGGAGGTTTGCCAACCTACCCAACAATGCCAAGCTGGAGATGGTGCCCATCTCCCGGAGCCGTGAGGGGCCTGAGAACATG GTCCGCATTGCTCTGCAGCTCGAGGATGGCTCAAGGTTGCAAGATGCTTTCTGTTCGGGCCAGACGCTCTGGGAGCTTCTCTGCCATTTTGCACAGACCAG GGAGTTCCTGGAGCAGCCGTGCGAGGCAAGCCCAGTCTGCGTGTACATGAGGGCCGAG GTGACAGGCAGAGCCGCCTTGCAGGGCACGACACTGCAGTCACTGGGCCTCACTGGGGGCAGCGCCATCATCAG GTTTGCCATGAGGCGATGTGACTCTACTGGCAAGCAGGAGCCTGGGGTCCCCCGGATGAAAACCCCGGGTGACCCAATGGCCTCAGTGTCAGCTGACCAGGCAACCAGCAGCCCCCTGCTGCTGCTGGACCCAGCGGGGCTCCACCAGGGTGATGTGAGCCACCAGGACGAGGTGGGCACCTCGGGGACCAGCTGTGCGGATGGCCAGGCCCCAAAGCTGGTGAACACCCAGACGAAGCCGATCTCCAAGGAGcctgccccagcctcctttgtTCCTTTCTCGGGTGGGGGACAGCGCCTGGGGGGGCCCTCTGGGTCTGCGAGGTCTCTGATGTCACCTTCAGCCAAATTGCCCAAGACCTTCTCCAGCCCCGGAGGCCCCTCGAAGCCGAAGAAGTCGAGGCCTGGCCAGGAGCCGGAGCGGGAGCAGGAGCTG CCGGTTGCCCGAGACCCTGTGGTGTGCCACCCTGACCTAGAAGAGGGGCTCCAGGCCTGGCCTGCAGATCTGCCTGACGAGTTCTTTGAACTGACTGTGGATGATGTGAGAAGACGCCTGGCCCAGCTCAGGAGTGAGCG GAAGTGCCTGGAGGAAGCCCCCTTAGTGACCAAGGCCTTCAGGGAGGCTCAGATGAAGGAGAAGCTGGAGCGATACCCCAAG GTGGTCCTGAGGGTCCTGTTCCCTGACCGCTACATACTACAGGGCTTCTTCCGCCCCAGTGAGACAG TGGGGGATCTGCGGGACTTCGTACGGAGCCACCTCGGGAACCCTGGGCTGCCGTTCCACCTGT TCGTTGCTCCTCCTAAAGCCATCCTGGATGACCAAGCACTGACCCTCTTTCAG GCAGGCCTCTTCCCTGCTGCCCTTGTGCACTTCGGAGCTGAGGAGCCGGCAG GCCTCTACCTGGAGCCCGGGCTGCTAGCACACACGGTCTCCCCATCCGAGGCTGACATGCTTGTGGCCAG GTGCATGTCCAGGGCTGCTGGgaccccacccctgctgccagcTCCTGACCCTGTGCCCCTTGAGTTGGAGCCACCTACTGAGGAGGGGGCAGTGGGGTCCCCTGAGCCCAGCCCTGGGGTGGCGCAGCCCGTGAGGAGGGATCTAGGCAAGGTGCCCAAGTGGCTGAAGCTGCCAG CCGGCAAGAGGTGA
- the ASPSCR1 gene encoding tether containing UBX domain for GLUT4 isoform X1 has product MAAPAGGGGPAVSVLAPNGRRHTVKVTPSTVLLQVLEETCRRQDFNPSEYDLKFQRNVLDLSLQWRFANLPNNAKLEMVPISRSREGPENMVRIALQLEDGSRLQDAFCSGQTLWELLCHFAQTREFLEQPCEASPVCVYMRAEVTGRAALQGTTLQSLGLTGGSAIIRFAMRRCDSTGKQEPGVPRMKTPGDPMASVSADQATSSPLLLLDPAGLHQGDVSHQDEVGTSGTSCADGQAPKLVNTQTKPISKEPAPASFVPFSGGGQRLGGPSGSARSLMSPSAKLPKTFSSPGGPSKPKKSRPGQEPEREQELPVARDPVVCHPDLEEGLQAWPADLPDEFFELTVDDVRRRLAQLRSERKCLEEAPLVTKAFREAQMKEKLERYPKVVLRVLFPDRYILQGFFRPSETVGDLRDFVRSHLGNPGLPFHLFVAPPKAILDDQALTLFQAGLFPAALVHFGAEEPAGLYLEPGLLAHTVSPSEADMLVARCMSRAAGTPPLLPAPDPVPLELEPPTEEGAVGSPEPSPGVAQPVRRDLGKVPKWLKLPAAGKR; this is encoded by the exons ATGGCGGCCCCGGCAGGCGGCGGCGGCCCCGCGGTGTCGGTGCTGGCCCCTAATGGGCGGCGCCACACGGTGAAGGTGACCCCGAGCACCGTGCTGCTGCAG GTTCTGGAGGAAACGTGCCGGCGACAAGACTTCAACCCCAGTGAATATGACCTGAA GTTTCAGAGGAACGTGCTTGACCTCTCTCTCCAATGGAGGTTTGCCAACCTACCCAACAATGCCAAGCTGGAGATGGTGCCCATCTCCCGGAGCCGTGAGGGGCCTGAGAACATG GTCCGCATTGCTCTGCAGCTCGAGGATGGCTCAAGGTTGCAAGATGCTTTCTGTTCGGGCCAGACGCTCTGGGAGCTTCTCTGCCATTTTGCACAGACCAG GGAGTTCCTGGAGCAGCCGTGCGAGGCAAGCCCAGTCTGCGTGTACATGAGGGCCGAG GTGACAGGCAGAGCCGCCTTGCAGGGCACGACACTGCAGTCACTGGGCCTCACTGGGGGCAGCGCCATCATCAG GTTTGCCATGAGGCGATGTGACTCTACTGGCAAGCAGGAGCCTGGGGTCCCCCGGATGAAAACCCCGGGTGACCCAATGGCCTCAGTGTCAGCTGACCAGGCAACCAGCAGCCCCCTGCTGCTGCTGGACCCAGCGGGGCTCCACCAGGGTGATGTGAGCCACCAGGACGAGGTGGGCACCTCGGGGACCAGCTGTGCGGATGGCCAGGCCCCAAAGCTGGTGAACACCCAGACGAAGCCGATCTCCAAGGAGcctgccccagcctcctttgtTCCTTTCTCGGGTGGGGGACAGCGCCTGGGGGGGCCCTCTGGGTCTGCGAGGTCTCTGATGTCACCTTCAGCCAAATTGCCCAAGACCTTCTCCAGCCCCGGAGGCCCCTCGAAGCCGAAGAAGTCGAGGCCTGGCCAGGAGCCGGAGCGGGAGCAGGAGCTG CCGGTTGCCCGAGACCCTGTGGTGTGCCACCCTGACCTAGAAGAGGGGCTCCAGGCCTGGCCTGCAGATCTGCCTGACGAGTTCTTTGAACTGACTGTGGATGATGTGAGAAGACGCCTGGCCCAGCTCAGGAGTGAGCG GAAGTGCCTGGAGGAAGCCCCCTTAGTGACCAAGGCCTTCAGGGAGGCTCAGATGAAGGAGAAGCTGGAGCGATACCCCAAG GTGGTCCTGAGGGTCCTGTTCCCTGACCGCTACATACTACAGGGCTTCTTCCGCCCCAGTGAGACAG TGGGGGATCTGCGGGACTTCGTACGGAGCCACCTCGGGAACCCTGGGCTGCCGTTCCACCTGT TCGTTGCTCCTCCTAAAGCCATCCTGGATGACCAAGCACTGACCCTCTTTCAG GCAGGCCTCTTCCCTGCTGCCCTTGTGCACTTCGGAGCTGAGGAGCCGGCAG GCCTCTACCTGGAGCCCGGGCTGCTAGCACACACGGTCTCCCCATCCGAGGCTGACATGCTTGTGGCCAG GTGCATGTCCAGGGCTGCTGGgaccccacccctgctgccagcTCCTGACCCTGTGCCCCTTGAGTTGGAGCCACCTACTGAGGAGGGGGCAGTGGGGTCCCCTGAGCCCAGCCCTGGGGTGGCGCAGCCCGTGAGGAGGGATCTAGGCAAGGTGCCCAAGTGGCTGAAGCTGCCAG CAGCCGGCAAGAGGTGA
- the ASPSCR1 gene encoding tether containing UBX domain for GLUT4 isoform X5 — protein sequence MAAPAGGGGPAVSVLAPNGRRHTVKVTPSTVLLQVLEETCRRQDFNPSEYDLKFQRNVLDLSLQWRFANLPNNAKLEMVPISRSREGPENMVRIALQLEDGSRLQDAFCSGQTLWELLCHFAQTREFLEQPCEASPVCVYMRAEVTGRAALQGTTLQSLGLTGGSAIIRFAMRRCDSTGKQEPGVPRMKTPGDPMASVSADQATSSPLLLLDPAGLHQGDVSHQDEVGTSGTSCADGQAPKLVNTQTKPISKEPAPASFVPFSGGGQRLGGPSGSARSLMSPSAKLPKTFSSPGGPSKPKKSRPGQEPEREQELPVARDPVVCHPDLEEGLQAWPADLPDEFFELTVDDVRRRLAQLRSERKCLEEAPLVTKAFREAQMKEKLERYPKVVLRVLFPDRYILQGFFRPSETVGDLRDFVRSHLGNPGLPFHLFVAPPKAILDDQALTLFQGRTAVGWWAPLLMA from the exons ATGGCGGCCCCGGCAGGCGGCGGCGGCCCCGCGGTGTCGGTGCTGGCCCCTAATGGGCGGCGCCACACGGTGAAGGTGACCCCGAGCACCGTGCTGCTGCAG GTTCTGGAGGAAACGTGCCGGCGACAAGACTTCAACCCCAGTGAATATGACCTGAA GTTTCAGAGGAACGTGCTTGACCTCTCTCTCCAATGGAGGTTTGCCAACCTACCCAACAATGCCAAGCTGGAGATGGTGCCCATCTCCCGGAGCCGTGAGGGGCCTGAGAACATG GTCCGCATTGCTCTGCAGCTCGAGGATGGCTCAAGGTTGCAAGATGCTTTCTGTTCGGGCCAGACGCTCTGGGAGCTTCTCTGCCATTTTGCACAGACCAG GGAGTTCCTGGAGCAGCCGTGCGAGGCAAGCCCAGTCTGCGTGTACATGAGGGCCGAG GTGACAGGCAGAGCCGCCTTGCAGGGCACGACACTGCAGTCACTGGGCCTCACTGGGGGCAGCGCCATCATCAG GTTTGCCATGAGGCGATGTGACTCTACTGGCAAGCAGGAGCCTGGGGTCCCCCGGATGAAAACCCCGGGTGACCCAATGGCCTCAGTGTCAGCTGACCAGGCAACCAGCAGCCCCCTGCTGCTGCTGGACCCAGCGGGGCTCCACCAGGGTGATGTGAGCCACCAGGACGAGGTGGGCACCTCGGGGACCAGCTGTGCGGATGGCCAGGCCCCAAAGCTGGTGAACACCCAGACGAAGCCGATCTCCAAGGAGcctgccccagcctcctttgtTCCTTTCTCGGGTGGGGGACAGCGCCTGGGGGGGCCCTCTGGGTCTGCGAGGTCTCTGATGTCACCTTCAGCCAAATTGCCCAAGACCTTCTCCAGCCCCGGAGGCCCCTCGAAGCCGAAGAAGTCGAGGCCTGGCCAGGAGCCGGAGCGGGAGCAGGAGCTG CCGGTTGCCCGAGACCCTGTGGTGTGCCACCCTGACCTAGAAGAGGGGCTCCAGGCCTGGCCTGCAGATCTGCCTGACGAGTTCTTTGAACTGACTGTGGATGATGTGAGAAGACGCCTGGCCCAGCTCAGGAGTGAGCG GAAGTGCCTGGAGGAAGCCCCCTTAGTGACCAAGGCCTTCAGGGAGGCTCAGATGAAGGAGAAGCTGGAGCGATACCCCAAG GTGGTCCTGAGGGTCCTGTTCCCTGACCGCTACATACTACAGGGCTTCTTCCGCCCCAGTGAGACAG TGGGGGATCTGCGGGACTTCGTACGGAGCCACCTCGGGAACCCTGGGCTGCCGTTCCACCTGT TCGTTGCTCCTCCTAAAGCCATCCTGGATGACCAAGCACTGACCCTCTTTCAG GGCAGAACAGCAGTCGGGTGGTGGGCCCCGCTCCTGATGGCTTGA